A segment of the Candidatus Poribacteria bacterium genome:
GTAATGTACAACGCTGACACACATTTCAAAAACTTATATGATACTGTCCCGCGGAAATACGAATTCCGAGAAACCACACGGGAAGGGCTGTTAGCATGGCAAGCCAATTTTCGTCCAGAGTTACGAGAAATCCTCGGCTTGGATAACATGGAATCCGATCTGGAAGGATACGTCCCGAAAGCGGAACAACTCGAAGTCTTGGATATGGATAGCCACTTCCGCGAAAGTTGGTATCTGTGGGTAGAGCCGACGGTGCCGTTGCCGTTTTATCTGCTTCGTCCGAAAACAGTCGAAGGCAAAGTGCCGCTAATCCTCGCACCGCACGGGCATAACCATCCGCATATTTATGCTGGTATTGCACATACGGAAACAGAGGAAGAACACATGCTGGAAGGTGAGCGCGACATCGCACGGCAGGCAGCCGTAGAGGAAGGCTACATCGCTATTGCACCGACAACGCGGGCATTCGGTGAAACGCGCACTGACGCGGATAAACAGTCGAACAATACGCACTCCTGCCGACATCAGTTGGTTCATAGTATACTCGTCGGGCGGACCCCGATCGGTGAGCGGGTGTGGGACATGTCACGCCTCATAGATTGGGCGATACAGGACTTACCGATAGATGCCGAACGTATTGCGATTACCGGTAATTCTGGCGGTGGGACGGTTTCGCTTTTTGCTGCAGCGTGTGAAACGCGCATCGCGGTTGCGGTGCCGAGTTGCTATTTCTGTACGTTTGAAGGGAGCATCGGCATGATCCGACACTGCGAATGCAACTATGTGCCGGGAGTCATGCGGCTTGGAGAGATGTACGATGTCGCAGGCTTAATCGCACCGCGTCCGTTTTGCGCAATCGCAGGACGAGATGACGGAATTTTCCCGATAGATCACGTCGAGCTGGCTTATGAGCGATTGAAAACTATCTACATGGTAGCAGGCGTTGGAGACAGGTGTGAACTTTTTATCGGTGAAGGCGGACACCGTTACTATAAAGCGGGCGCATGGCCCTTCGTACGACGATATTTTGGGGCATAAAAAATTAGCGTCAGCCTTTTTTGATTGCCCACAACGTTTTCAAGATGATTTTAATATCCAAGGCGAGCGACCAGTTCTCGATATAGTATCGGTCATAGCTGACCCGATCCTCAAGAGAGGTATTACCACGTAAACCGTTGACTTGTGCCCAGCCGGTCATACCAGATTTAACGCGCTGCCGAGCGAGGTAGTGTGGGATTGATTCACTGAAAGTATCAATCAATCCGGACATCTCAGGACGGGGTCCAACGAGACTCATATCACCTTTGAGAACGTTGAAAAACTGAGGTAGTTCGTCCAAACTCCAGCGTCTGAGAAACTTTCCAAGTGAGGTTTGCCGCGAATCATCACTTTTTGCCCAGACATGCCCAACGTCTTCTTCAGCATCGGCACGCATGGAACGGAATTTGTAGATGCGGAACGGCTTTCCCGCTCTGCCGATGCGTTCCTGCCGGAAAATCGCTTTGCCGGGTGAGGTCAGGCGGATGACAACCCCAATTGTTAGCATGAGCGGACTTAAAACGAGCAATGCGAACCCGCTAAAAACGATGTCTATAAGACGTTTGACGATACCGCGCACACCTTGCATCGGTGTCTCGCGTAATTGTAGCACAGGTATGCCATCAAAAAAGGTTATGGTCTCCCTACCGTCCCTGATAAATTCGGAGAGTTCGGGCAGTAGGTTGATTTGAACTGGCATGCCTTCGCATGCGTGGAGAATTTGCAATATCGTATCATTCGACACCGTGGGTGATACGATAAAGAGTGTATCAAGCCGATGCGTCCGTATGAGTTCGAGTATCTCCTGACTTTTTCCAAGATATGGCGCGTCCGAATCATCAGCATCTACCGTTGCATTGATTACACCCACAAACTCGTAACCACTGTTCGTCTGAGCGTTTAAAACATCAATAAACCTTTCGACGCGGGTATCATAGTTTCCGATGACTGCCAGTCGATTTACACCGACACCTTGGGCATGGATCGCCTGTCGGAAACGGTAAAGGACGAGTCGTCCGAGAAACAACCAGACGAGGCTGAAACCGGTAGCGAGGAGCATCACCCAGCGCGAGTAGGCATCGTGATGATAGATAAAAAAGAGCGCAGCTAACGTGGCAATGAGTGCGATGATGGCGGCTTTGCAGAGTGCCCAGAACGCTGAAAGTGTCGCGTTACTCTCCGGACGATAAAGCTTTAAAGCCTTCAATGTCATTAACCAGACAATCACCATCAACGGGATG
Coding sequences within it:
- a CDS encoding acetylxylan esterase — protein: MYNADTHFKNLYDTVPRKYEFRETTREGLLAWQANFRPELREILGLDNMESDLEGYVPKAEQLEVLDMDSHFRESWYLWVEPTVPLPFYLLRPKTVEGKVPLILAPHGHNHPHIYAGIAHTETEEEHMLEGERDIARQAAVEEGYIAIAPTTRAFGETRTDADKQSNNTHSCRHQLVHSILVGRTPIGERVWDMSRLIDWAIQDLPIDAERIAITGNSGGGTVSLFAAACETRIAVAVPSCYFCTFEGSIGMIRHCECNYVPGVMRLGEMYDVAGLIAPRPFCAIAGRDDGIFPIDHVELAYERLKTIYMVAGVGDRCELFIGEGGHRYYKAGAWPFVRRYFGA
- a CDS encoding undecaprenyl-phosphate glucose phosphotransferase; amino-acid sequence: MNTPIFQYGLVSHILRQAMNNKTLDHLLIALTVLFDLCFVATAIVVAYWLRFESGWTPEVLAFHKGGTPPLDDYFRLIPLMVIVWLMTLKALKLYRPESNATLSAFWALCKAAIIALIATLAALFFIYHHDAYSRWVMLLATGFSLVWLFLGRLVLYRFRQAIHAQGVGVNRLAVIGNYDTRVERFIDVLNAQTNSGYEFVGVINATVDADDSDAPYLGKSQEILELIRTHRLDTLFIVSPTVSNDTILQILHACEGMPVQINLLPELSEFIRDGRETITFFDGIPVLQLRETPMQGVRGIVKRLIDIVFSGFALLVLSPLMLTIGVVIRLTSPGKAIFRQERIGRAGKPFRIYKFRSMRADAEEDVGHVWAKSDDSRQTSLGKFLRRWSLDELPQFFNVLKGDMSLVGPRPEMSGLIDTFSESIPHYLARQRVKSGMTGWAQVNGLRGNTSLEDRVSYDRYYIENWSLALDIKIILKTLWAIKKG